Part of the Methylorubrum populi genome is shown below.
CGCCTCCGGCATGGCCTTCGTCGCCGGCTTCCTCGCGCTCTTCGTGCTGAAGCCGATGCGCGCCCGCTTCGTCGCCCGCAACCAGTGAGGAGGGAGGCCGTGACCCGCTGGATCGGCTTCACCCACGACGGCGCGCCCGGCTTCGGCCGGCTCGACGGAGAGCGGATTGAGGTCTTCGAGGGCGACCTGTTCGGCGAGAACAGGCCGACGGGGCAGGCGCTGCCGCTCGCGGAAGTGAGCGTCGGCCTGCCCTGCCGGCCCTCCAAGATGATCGCCCTGTGGAACAATTTCGGGGCGCTCATGGAGAAGCAGGGACTGTCTCGGCCCGAGGCGCCGCTGTTCCTGATCAAGCCCGCCAACACCTTCCGGCCCTCGGGCGCGGTGGTGACGGTGCCGGAGGCGTCCGGCCGGGCGCTCTACGAGGGCGAACTCGGCATCGTGATCGGCAAGCGGGCGCGCGATCTCACCGAGGAGGAGGCCGCCGGCCACGTCTTCGGCTTCACCTGCGTGAACGATGTCACCTCCGCCG
Proteins encoded:
- a CDS encoding fumarylacetoacetate hydrolase family protein, translated to MTRWIGFTHDGAPGFGRLDGERIEVFEGDLFGENRPTGQALPLAEVSVGLPCRPSKMIALWNNFGALMEKQGLSRPEAPLFLIKPANTFRPSGAVVTVPEASGRALYEGELGIVIGKRARDLTEEEAAGHVFGFTCVNDVTSAAILKADASFTQWTRAKGLDGFGPFGPVIATGLDPEALTVRTLVNGRERQSFPISDMLIPVPRLVAQLSQGLTLEPGDVIACGTSVGSGPIPKGATVEIVIEGIGTLSNRFE